A region of Drosophila mauritiana strain mau12 chromosome 3L, ASM438214v1, whole genome shotgun sequence DNA encodes the following proteins:
- the LOC117140517 gene encoding A-kinase anchor protein 14, which produces MFKFVAFFACLAVAAAAPGLIAETHSIVQPAILAKTAYVDTSASSAITHQSNVNLVRKVPVVYSAPVVHAAPVVHAAPVVHAAPVVHAAPVVHAAPLVKTVIPAAPVLKTVVSAAPLVHTVVPAAPLVKTVIPAAPVLKTVIPAAPLVHTVHSAPVVYSAYHK; this is translated from the exons ATGTTCAAATTC GTCGCCTTCTTCGCCTGCCTGGCTGTGGCCGCCGCTGCCCCCGGTCTGATTGCCGAGACCCACTCGATTGTCCAGCCGGCGATTCTTGCCAAGACCGCCTACGTGGACACCAGCGCCTCCTCGGCCATCACCCACCAGAGCAACGTGAACCTGGTGCGCAAGGTGCCAGTGGTCTACTCCGCCCCGGTGGTTCATGCTGCCCCAGTGGTTCATGCCGCCCCGGTGGTTCATGCTGCCCCAGTAGTTCATGCTGCCCCGGTGGTCCATGCCGCTCCCCTGGTCAAGACTGTGATCCCTGCCGCTCCCGTCCTTAAGACTGTGGTGTCCGCTGCTCCTCTGGTCCACACTGTCGTCCCAGCCGCTCCGCTGGTCAAGACCGTCATCCCAGCTGCTCCCGTCCTTAAGACCGTGATCCCAGCTGCCCCTCTGGTCCACACCGTCCACAGCGCTCCAGTTGTCTACTCCGCCTACCACAAGTAA
- the LOC117140096 gene encoding larval/pupal cuticle protein H1C, whose product MFRFIAICALATIVAAAPGFIEEHPVAIAPVVAKVGAVVHSAPLATSHQSFTQYHNQAVLTPVVKHVVPAVPVIKTVAPVVPVVKHVAPIVPVVKHVAPIVPVVKHVAPVVPVIKTVPVVHHQTYVAPAVHHVAAVPVVKALPHAVSHQSHTQVHHQKTIITPVVAPLVKTVAVAAAPVAHVYHH is encoded by the exons ATGTTCCGCTTC ATTGCTATCTGTGCCCTGGCCACCATTGTCGCCGCTGCTCCGGGATTCATTGAGGAGCACCCCGTGGCCATCGCCCCCGTTGTGGCCAAAGTAGGTGCCGTAGTGCACAGTGCCCCACTGGCCACCTCCCACCAGAGCTTCACCCAGTACCACAACCAGGCGGTGCTCACTCCCGTGGTGAAGCATGTGGTGCCAGCTGTTCCCGTGATCAAGACTGTGGCTCCAGTGGTTCCTGTGGTCAAGCATGTTGCTCCTATCGTGCCCGTGGTCAAGCATGTGGCTCCCATCGTGCCCGTGGTCAAGCACGTGGCTCCAGTCGTTCCCGTCATCAAGACCGTGCCTGTGGTGCACCACCAGACCTACGTCGCACCCGCTGTCCACCATGTGGCCGCCGTGCCCGTGGTGAAGGCTCTGCCCCATGCCGTCTCCCACCAGAGCCACACCCAGGTGCACCACCAGAAGACCATCATCACCCCGGTGGTTGCTCCTCTGGTCAAGACTGTCGCCGTCGCCGCTGCTCCAGTGGCCCATGTCTACCATCATTAG